Genomic window (Candidatus Nitrosocosmicus franklandus):
AAGGAAGACAAAGCAAAACACACCCTTCCTACTATCAGAAGGATTCACGATGAATTATGGGACGAGTTTAAGAAGATACTGCCTAAAGAAAAGCCTCCAAAAACTGTGGGTAGACCGATTATTCCATATAAACAAGTACTGGATGGGATCCTTTACGTTCTTAGAACGGGGTGCCAGTGGAAGATGCTTCCAAAAGAATATGGTTCAGGTTCTACCTGTCACAGGAGATTTCAGGAGTGGAATAAACTGGATGTATTTAAAAATGCATGGATCAAACTATTGAAAGATTATGATGATAAAATTGGTCTCAACTGGACGTGGCAATCCATAGACAGTATATCCATAAAGTCATCTTTAGGGGGGCCAAGACTGGAAATAATCCCACAGACAGGAGCAAACTAGGCACAAAAAGACACATTTTGACAGAGAAGAAAGGTATTCCTCTATCGGTTGTAATTTCACCTGCTAGCACTCACGACATCAATCTGGTAACAGATGTAGTCGATAATAC
Coding sequences:
- a CDS encoding IS5 family transposase (programmed frameshift) codes for the protein MRRIHDELWDEFKKILPKEKPPKTVGRPIIPYKQVLDGILYVLRTGCQWKMLPKEYGSGSTCHRRFQEWNKLDVFKNAWIKLLKDYDDKIGLNWTWQSIDSISIKSSLGGPKTGNNPTDRSKLGTKRHILTEKKGIPLSVVISPASTHDINLVTDVVDNTVIKRPKSLSRSRRRRRRLQHLCLDKGYKSAEEEQELIKRGYVLHIPIKKKKGKKGEIGKEISMPNRKKYSSKRWVVERTNSWHNRFRKLFTRYEKKDENYLGLAQFSCSIIIYRKLILG